Proteins from a genomic interval of Phlebotomus papatasi isolate M1 chromosome 3, Ppap_2.1, whole genome shotgun sequence:
- the LOC129807402 gene encoding protein Gawky-like isoform X6 gives MMAGKDDKMERSDIETIANVDHSHSVKDYFRYDEFLQSTGGQAVSGWGSPAKGATWGDNTAGGGGGGGGGGVGGSDQMAKTTSNAAPEDNCNEDGGAWGTTSTLNLGIVKPPSQFDWPPPPSGGNNGANNNNNVVVVGASKVVPKGGEISGGIVDGGGQASDNPNGSVNLNQVVKQQQQQQQEPSTGESEAAAVPVAPANAAKNQLNQLRDALYAYEGWGKDHVNQETQWEVALSPTKSLEVSGGVEAPTGTELWHLTKSGKTVVQQTGGEGEERGTTMWGHVPSSNFGGTWGDNSEIDEGGGSSVWPTTPSMPTREFQWGIVEGIPAVNKAPGAAVIPPPSAAAAPSVIEPDTPGALGGGNIWSTGPGIPGAAAVPGGGAWNDSRAADSMIRGGVTGRLNLMDNNPSKVPGWGDDPLVQLPPTQPSTSFWSQHQPPQAVQAAPQPTTGAVSWNHDIPDVSGVRSRLAPGPMQPPPNLPDRFPPGKPDTNPWGHQGITKNGLWDQIDRPTPESSSQAAAGGLWGKSGGNKGGGGGGGVWADPGDYRNWTPNGQATHFTNAPPNGMNKFAIGSGGNRMGGTNKVQEIIRSSKQFRLMSTMGYKADDIETALQMTNMNMNEAVELLNQSQRAMGKFGGGVGVVGGGGEDFCEPGRALSGRFPPPPPPSHPQQQQQQQTTGTINGSGLDNAQQLLPIQKYLNQASNNPLVSSSQGAAGGGINLNQLQAANQTTEPSIHQLRGLVQQIEMAVQAGYLNQQILNQPLSPQTVQLLSQLLNTIKHLPAPQNQISSQPSVFNKQQSVADFQRAQQQFDPLGSLQGNFSDLALSKQNPKLPFVQAQATTQVQSRLNQWKLPPSVNPDNDMANFSRAPGTSTKPPNLTMNFSMNYEGPWSSEPNNASDGWPDIPEFEPGKPWKF, from the exons ATGATGGCAGGAAAAGACGACAAAATGGAGAGGAGTGATATCGAAACAATTGCCAATGTAGATCATAGTCATAGCGTTAAGGATTACTTTAGGTACGATGAGTTCCTGCAGTCGACTGGGGGCCAGGCTGTCAGTGGTTGGGGCAGTCCGGCAAAGGGTGCCACATGGGGTGATAATACTGCGGGAGGTGGTGGTgggggaggaggaggaggagttGGTGGATCTGATCAAATGGCCAAGACGACATCCAATGCAGCACCAGAGGATAATTGCAATGAAGATGGTGGTGCATGGGGTACTACATCGACACTCAATTTGGGCATTGTAAAGCCACCATCGCAATTTGATTGGCCCCCACCGCCCAGTGGCGGCAATAATGGtgctaataataataataatgttgttGTTGTTGGAGCCAGTAAGGTGGTGCCAAAGGGTGGGGAGATTTCGGGTGGTATTGTTGATGGTGGTGGTCAGGCCAGTGATAATCCCAATGGGAGTGTGAATCTTAATCAAGTGGtgaagcagcagcagcagcagcagcaggaaCCATCGACGGGTGAATCAGAAGCAGCAGCAGTACCCGTAGCACCGGCCAATGCTGCTAAGAATCAACTCAATCAATTGCGTGATGCCCTGTATGCATATGAGGGATGGGGAAAGGATCATGTCAATCAGGAGACTCAGTGGGAGGTGGCATTGTCACCGACGAAATCTCTAGAGGTGTCTGGTGGTGTTGAGGCACCAACGGGCACAGAATTGTGGCATCTGACAAAATCGGGTAAGACGGTGGTGCAGCAAACGGGCGGAGAGGGTGAAGAACGTGGTACAACAATGTGGGGTCATGTGCCATCGTCCAATTTTGGCGGGACCTGGGGTGATAATAGTGAAATTGATGAGGGCGGTGGTAGTAGTGTATGGCCAACGACACCCAGTATGCCAACCAGAGAATTCCAATGGGGCATTGTCGAGGGCATTCCGGCAGTTAATAAGGCTCCAGGTGCTGCTGTTATTCCTCCCCCATCTGCAGCTGCTGCACCATCTGTCATTGAACCGGATACACCTGGTGCCTTGGGTGGTGGTAATATCTGGTCAACAGGACCAGGAATTCCAGGTGCAGCAGCAGTTCCGGGTGGAGGAGCATGGAATGATAGTCGGGCGGCTGATTCAATGATCAGGGGCGGTGTCACTGGACGTCTCAATCTCATGGATAATAACCCATCGAAGGTACCGGGTTGGGGTGATGATCCCCTGGTACAATTGCCACCAACTCAGCCATCTACATCCTTCTGGAGTCAACATCAGCCACCACAGGCCGTCCAGGCAGCACCTCAGCCTACCACAGGTGCTGTCAGTTGGAATCACGACATTCCCGATGTCAGTGGGGTGAGGAGTCGCCTGGCACCTGGTCCCATGCAACCCCCACCAAATCTCCCAGATCGCTTTCCTCCCGGAAAACCCGATACAAATCCCTGGGGTCATCAGGGTATTACGAAAAATGGGCTGTGGGATCAAATAGATAGACCCACACCAGAGTCATCATCTCAGGCAGCTGCTGGGGGACTGTGGGGTAAATCGGGTGGCAACAAGGGTGGTGGCGGTGGCGGTGGGGTATGGGCAGATCCAGGTGACTATCGCAATTGGACACCAAATGGCCAAGCAACCCATTTCACTAATGCACCACCAAATGGCATGAATAAATTTGCAATAGGCAGTGGTGGCAATCGCATGGGTGGGACCAATAAGGTCCAGGAGATCATAAGGAGCAGCAAACAATTCCGTCTGATGAGCACAATGGGCTACAAGGCTGATGACATTGAGACGGCCCTTCAGATGACAAATATGAATATGAATGAGGCCGTTGAATTATTAAATCAATCACAGAGGGCTATGGGTAAATTTGGTGGTGGAGTAGGAGTAGTAGGCGGCGGCGGAGAAGATTTCTGTGAGCCAGGACGTGCCTTATCTGGGCGTTTTCCTCCACCACCACCACCGTCTCATccgcaacaacaacaacaacaacaaacgACTGGCACTATCAATGGCAGTGGTTTGGACAATGCACAGCAGCTGCTACCTATTCAGAAGTACCTGAACCAGGCTTCCAACAATCCTTTGGTATCATCATCACAAGGGGCTGCTGGGGGTGGCATTAACTTAAATCAACTCCAGGCAGCTAATCAAACCACCGAACCATCCATTCATCAATTGCGTGGTCTTGTGCAGCAAATCGAAATGGCAGTCCAGGCGGGTTATCTAAATCAACAGATTCTCAATCAACCGCTCTCTCCTCAAACTGTGCAACTTCTAAGTCAACTCTTGAATACTATCaag CACCTTCCTGCACCTCAAAATCAAATATCTTCTCAGCCATCTGTCTTCAATAAGCAACAATCAGTTGCTGATTTTCAACGGGCTCAGCAGCAATTCGATCCACTCGGGTCATTGCAAGGGAATTTCTCAGACTTGGCATTAAGTAAG cAGAATCCAAAGCTGCCATTTGTCCAAGCTCAGGCTACAACTCAAGTGCAGAGTAGACTCAACCAGTGGAAACTTCCGCCTAGTGTGAATCCAGACAACGACATGGCGAATTTTTCCAGAGCTCCAGGAACTTCTACTAAGCCACCAAATCTCACAATGAATTTTTCCATGAATTATGAAGG tcCTTGGTCTTCCGAACCAAATAATGCATCTGATGGATGGCCAGATATTCCAGAATTTGAACCAGGAAAACCATGGAAG ttttaa
- the LOC129807402 gene encoding protein Gawky-like isoform X8 produces MMAGKDDKMERSDIETIANVDHSHSVKDYFRYDEFLQSTGGQAVSGWGSPAKGATWGDNTAGGGGGGGGGGVGGSDQMAKTTSNAAPEDNCNEDGGAWGTTSTLNLGIVKPPSQFDWPPPPSGGNNGANNNNNVVVVGASKVVPKGGEISGGIVDGGGQASDNPNGSVNLNQVVKQQQQQQQEPSTGESEAAAVPVAPANAAKNQLNQLRDALYAYEGWGKDHVNQETQWEVALSPTKSLEVSGGVEAPTGTELWHLTKSGKTVVQQTGGEGEERGTTMWGHVPSSNFGGTWGDNSEIDEGGGSSVWPTTPSMPTREFQWGIVEGIPAVNKAPGAAVIPPPSAAAAPSVIEPDTPGALGGGNIWSTGPGIPGAAAVPGGGAWNDSRAADSMIRGGVTGRLNLMDNNPSKVPGWGDDPLVQLPPTQPSTSFWSQHQPPQAVQAAPQPTTGAVSWNHDIPDVSGVRSRLAPGPMQPPPNLPDRFPPGKPDTNPWGHQGITKNGLWDQIDRPTPESSSQAAAGGLWGKSGGNKGGGGGGGVWADPGDYRNWTPNGQATHFTNAPPNGMNKFAIGSGGNRMGGTNKVQEIIRSSKQFRLMSTMGYKADDIETALQMTNMNMNEAVELLNQSQRAMGKFGGGVGVVGGGGEDFCEPGRALSGRFPPPPPPSHPQQQQQQQTTGTINGSGLDNAQQLLPIQKYLNQASNNPLVSSSQGAAGGGINLNQLQAANQTTEPSIHQLRGLVQQIEMAVQAGYLNQQILNQPLSPQTVQLLSQLLNTIKHLPAPQNQISSQPSVFNKQQSVADFQRAQQQFDPLGSLQGNFSDLALSKNPKLPFVQAQATTQVQSRLNQWKLPPSVNPDNDMANFSRAPGTSTKPPNLTMNFSMNYEGPWSSEPNNASDGWPDIPEFEPGKPWKF; encoded by the exons ATGATGGCAGGAAAAGACGACAAAATGGAGAGGAGTGATATCGAAACAATTGCCAATGTAGATCATAGTCATAGCGTTAAGGATTACTTTAGGTACGATGAGTTCCTGCAGTCGACTGGGGGCCAGGCTGTCAGTGGTTGGGGCAGTCCGGCAAAGGGTGCCACATGGGGTGATAATACTGCGGGAGGTGGTGGTgggggaggaggaggaggagttGGTGGATCTGATCAAATGGCCAAGACGACATCCAATGCAGCACCAGAGGATAATTGCAATGAAGATGGTGGTGCATGGGGTACTACATCGACACTCAATTTGGGCATTGTAAAGCCACCATCGCAATTTGATTGGCCCCCACCGCCCAGTGGCGGCAATAATGGtgctaataataataataatgttgttGTTGTTGGAGCCAGTAAGGTGGTGCCAAAGGGTGGGGAGATTTCGGGTGGTATTGTTGATGGTGGTGGTCAGGCCAGTGATAATCCCAATGGGAGTGTGAATCTTAATCAAGTGGtgaagcagcagcagcagcagcagcaggaaCCATCGACGGGTGAATCAGAAGCAGCAGCAGTACCCGTAGCACCGGCCAATGCTGCTAAGAATCAACTCAATCAATTGCGTGATGCCCTGTATGCATATGAGGGATGGGGAAAGGATCATGTCAATCAGGAGACTCAGTGGGAGGTGGCATTGTCACCGACGAAATCTCTAGAGGTGTCTGGTGGTGTTGAGGCACCAACGGGCACAGAATTGTGGCATCTGACAAAATCGGGTAAGACGGTGGTGCAGCAAACGGGCGGAGAGGGTGAAGAACGTGGTACAACAATGTGGGGTCATGTGCCATCGTCCAATTTTGGCGGGACCTGGGGTGATAATAGTGAAATTGATGAGGGCGGTGGTAGTAGTGTATGGCCAACGACACCCAGTATGCCAACCAGAGAATTCCAATGGGGCATTGTCGAGGGCATTCCGGCAGTTAATAAGGCTCCAGGTGCTGCTGTTATTCCTCCCCCATCTGCAGCTGCTGCACCATCTGTCATTGAACCGGATACACCTGGTGCCTTGGGTGGTGGTAATATCTGGTCAACAGGACCAGGAATTCCAGGTGCAGCAGCAGTTCCGGGTGGAGGAGCATGGAATGATAGTCGGGCGGCTGATTCAATGATCAGGGGCGGTGTCACTGGACGTCTCAATCTCATGGATAATAACCCATCGAAGGTACCGGGTTGGGGTGATGATCCCCTGGTACAATTGCCACCAACTCAGCCATCTACATCCTTCTGGAGTCAACATCAGCCACCACAGGCCGTCCAGGCAGCACCTCAGCCTACCACAGGTGCTGTCAGTTGGAATCACGACATTCCCGATGTCAGTGGGGTGAGGAGTCGCCTGGCACCTGGTCCCATGCAACCCCCACCAAATCTCCCAGATCGCTTTCCTCCCGGAAAACCCGATACAAATCCCTGGGGTCATCAGGGTATTACGAAAAATGGGCTGTGGGATCAAATAGATAGACCCACACCAGAGTCATCATCTCAGGCAGCTGCTGGGGGACTGTGGGGTAAATCGGGTGGCAACAAGGGTGGTGGCGGTGGCGGTGGGGTATGGGCAGATCCAGGTGACTATCGCAATTGGACACCAAATGGCCAAGCAACCCATTTCACTAATGCACCACCAAATGGCATGAATAAATTTGCAATAGGCAGTGGTGGCAATCGCATGGGTGGGACCAATAAGGTCCAGGAGATCATAAGGAGCAGCAAACAATTCCGTCTGATGAGCACAATGGGCTACAAGGCTGATGACATTGAGACGGCCCTTCAGATGACAAATATGAATATGAATGAGGCCGTTGAATTATTAAATCAATCACAGAGGGCTATGGGTAAATTTGGTGGTGGAGTAGGAGTAGTAGGCGGCGGCGGAGAAGATTTCTGTGAGCCAGGACGTGCCTTATCTGGGCGTTTTCCTCCACCACCACCACCGTCTCATccgcaacaacaacaacaacaacaaacgACTGGCACTATCAATGGCAGTGGTTTGGACAATGCACAGCAGCTGCTACCTATTCAGAAGTACCTGAACCAGGCTTCCAACAATCCTTTGGTATCATCATCACAAGGGGCTGCTGGGGGTGGCATTAACTTAAATCAACTCCAGGCAGCTAATCAAACCACCGAACCATCCATTCATCAATTGCGTGGTCTTGTGCAGCAAATCGAAATGGCAGTCCAGGCGGGTTATCTAAATCAACAGATTCTCAATCAACCGCTCTCTCCTCAAACTGTGCAACTTCTAAGTCAACTCTTGAATACTATCaag CACCTTCCTGCACCTCAAAATCAAATATCTTCTCAGCCATCTGTCTTCAATAAGCAACAATCAGTTGCTGATTTTCAACGGGCTCAGCAGCAATTCGATCCACTCGGGTCATTGCAAGGGAATTTCTCAGACTTGGCATTAAGTAAG AATCCAAAGCTGCCATTTGTCCAAGCTCAGGCTACAACTCAAGTGCAGAGTAGACTCAACCAGTGGAAACTTCCGCCTAGTGTGAATCCAGACAACGACATGGCGAATTTTTCCAGAGCTCCAGGAACTTCTACTAAGCCACCAAATCTCACAATGAATTTTTCCATGAATTATGAAGG tcCTTGGTCTTCCGAACCAAATAATGCATCTGATGGATGGCCAGATATTCCAGAATTTGAACCAGGAAAACCATGGAAG ttttaa
- the LOC129807402 gene encoding protein Gawky-like isoform X7, with translation MMAGKDDKMERSDIETIANVDHSHSVKDYFRYDEFLQSTGGQAVSGWGSPAKGATWGDNTAGGGGGGGGGGVGGSDQMAKTTSNAAPEDNCNEDGGAWGTTSTLNLGIVKPPSQFDWPPPPSGGNNGANNNNNVVVVGASKVVPKGGEISGGIVDGGGQASDNPNGSVNLNQVVKQQQQQQQEPSTGESEAAAVPVAPANAAKNQLNQLRDALYAYEGWGKDHVNQETQWEVALSPTKSLEVSGGVEAPTGTELWHLTKSGKTVVQQTGGEGEERGTTMWGHVPSSNFGGTWGDNSEIDEGGGSSVWPTTPSMPTREFQWGIVEGIPAVNKAPGAAVIPPPSAAAAPSVIEPDTPGALGGGNIWSTGPGIPGAAAVPGGGAWNDSRAADSMIRGGVTGRLNLMDNNPSKVPGWGDDPLVQLPPTQPSTSFWSQHQPPQAVQAAPQPTTGAVSWNHDIPDVSGVRSRLAPGPMQPPPNLPDRFPPGKPDTNPWGHQGITKNGLWDQIDRPTPESSSQAAAGGLWGKSGGNKGGGGGGGVWADPGDYRNWTPNGQATHFTNAPPNGMNKFAIGSGGNRMGGTNKVQEIIRSSKQFRLMSTMGYKADDIETALQMTNMNMNEAVELLNQSQRAMGKFGGGVGVVGGGGEDFCEPGRALSGRFPPPPPPSHPQQQQQQQTTGTINGSGLDNAQQLLPIQKYLNQASNNPLVSSSQGAAGGGINLNQLQAANQTTEPSIHQLRGLVQQIEMAVQAGYLNQQILNQPLSPQTVQLLSQLLNTIKHLPAPQNQISSQPSVFNKQQSVADFQRAQQQFDPLGSLQGNFSDLALSKNPKLPFVQAQATTQVQSRLNQWKLPPSVNPDNDMANFSRAPGTSTKPPNLTMNFSMNYEGSPWSSEPNNASDGWPDIPEFEPGKPWKF, from the exons ATGATGGCAGGAAAAGACGACAAAATGGAGAGGAGTGATATCGAAACAATTGCCAATGTAGATCATAGTCATAGCGTTAAGGATTACTTTAGGTACGATGAGTTCCTGCAGTCGACTGGGGGCCAGGCTGTCAGTGGTTGGGGCAGTCCGGCAAAGGGTGCCACATGGGGTGATAATACTGCGGGAGGTGGTGGTgggggaggaggaggaggagttGGTGGATCTGATCAAATGGCCAAGACGACATCCAATGCAGCACCAGAGGATAATTGCAATGAAGATGGTGGTGCATGGGGTACTACATCGACACTCAATTTGGGCATTGTAAAGCCACCATCGCAATTTGATTGGCCCCCACCGCCCAGTGGCGGCAATAATGGtgctaataataataataatgttgttGTTGTTGGAGCCAGTAAGGTGGTGCCAAAGGGTGGGGAGATTTCGGGTGGTATTGTTGATGGTGGTGGTCAGGCCAGTGATAATCCCAATGGGAGTGTGAATCTTAATCAAGTGGtgaagcagcagcagcagcagcagcaggaaCCATCGACGGGTGAATCAGAAGCAGCAGCAGTACCCGTAGCACCGGCCAATGCTGCTAAGAATCAACTCAATCAATTGCGTGATGCCCTGTATGCATATGAGGGATGGGGAAAGGATCATGTCAATCAGGAGACTCAGTGGGAGGTGGCATTGTCACCGACGAAATCTCTAGAGGTGTCTGGTGGTGTTGAGGCACCAACGGGCACAGAATTGTGGCATCTGACAAAATCGGGTAAGACGGTGGTGCAGCAAACGGGCGGAGAGGGTGAAGAACGTGGTACAACAATGTGGGGTCATGTGCCATCGTCCAATTTTGGCGGGACCTGGGGTGATAATAGTGAAATTGATGAGGGCGGTGGTAGTAGTGTATGGCCAACGACACCCAGTATGCCAACCAGAGAATTCCAATGGGGCATTGTCGAGGGCATTCCGGCAGTTAATAAGGCTCCAGGTGCTGCTGTTATTCCTCCCCCATCTGCAGCTGCTGCACCATCTGTCATTGAACCGGATACACCTGGTGCCTTGGGTGGTGGTAATATCTGGTCAACAGGACCAGGAATTCCAGGTGCAGCAGCAGTTCCGGGTGGAGGAGCATGGAATGATAGTCGGGCGGCTGATTCAATGATCAGGGGCGGTGTCACTGGACGTCTCAATCTCATGGATAATAACCCATCGAAGGTACCGGGTTGGGGTGATGATCCCCTGGTACAATTGCCACCAACTCAGCCATCTACATCCTTCTGGAGTCAACATCAGCCACCACAGGCCGTCCAGGCAGCACCTCAGCCTACCACAGGTGCTGTCAGTTGGAATCACGACATTCCCGATGTCAGTGGGGTGAGGAGTCGCCTGGCACCTGGTCCCATGCAACCCCCACCAAATCTCCCAGATCGCTTTCCTCCCGGAAAACCCGATACAAATCCCTGGGGTCATCAGGGTATTACGAAAAATGGGCTGTGGGATCAAATAGATAGACCCACACCAGAGTCATCATCTCAGGCAGCTGCTGGGGGACTGTGGGGTAAATCGGGTGGCAACAAGGGTGGTGGCGGTGGCGGTGGGGTATGGGCAGATCCAGGTGACTATCGCAATTGGACACCAAATGGCCAAGCAACCCATTTCACTAATGCACCACCAAATGGCATGAATAAATTTGCAATAGGCAGTGGTGGCAATCGCATGGGTGGGACCAATAAGGTCCAGGAGATCATAAGGAGCAGCAAACAATTCCGTCTGATGAGCACAATGGGCTACAAGGCTGATGACATTGAGACGGCCCTTCAGATGACAAATATGAATATGAATGAGGCCGTTGAATTATTAAATCAATCACAGAGGGCTATGGGTAAATTTGGTGGTGGAGTAGGAGTAGTAGGCGGCGGCGGAGAAGATTTCTGTGAGCCAGGACGTGCCTTATCTGGGCGTTTTCCTCCACCACCACCACCGTCTCATccgcaacaacaacaacaacaacaaacgACTGGCACTATCAATGGCAGTGGTTTGGACAATGCACAGCAGCTGCTACCTATTCAGAAGTACCTGAACCAGGCTTCCAACAATCCTTTGGTATCATCATCACAAGGGGCTGCTGGGGGTGGCATTAACTTAAATCAACTCCAGGCAGCTAATCAAACCACCGAACCATCCATTCATCAATTGCGTGGTCTTGTGCAGCAAATCGAAATGGCAGTCCAGGCGGGTTATCTAAATCAACAGATTCTCAATCAACCGCTCTCTCCTCAAACTGTGCAACTTCTAAGTCAACTCTTGAATACTATCaag CACCTTCCTGCACCTCAAAATCAAATATCTTCTCAGCCATCTGTCTTCAATAAGCAACAATCAGTTGCTGATTTTCAACGGGCTCAGCAGCAATTCGATCCACTCGGGTCATTGCAAGGGAATTTCTCAGACTTGGCATTAAGTAAG AATCCAAAGCTGCCATTTGTCCAAGCTCAGGCTACAACTCAAGTGCAGAGTAGACTCAACCAGTGGAAACTTCCGCCTAGTGTGAATCCAGACAACGACATGGCGAATTTTTCCAGAGCTCCAGGAACTTCTACTAAGCCACCAAATCTCACAATGAATTTTTCCATGAATTATGAAGG cagtcCTTGGTCTTCCGAACCAAATAATGCATCTGATGGATGGCCAGATATTCCAGAATTTGAACCAGGAAAACCATGGAAG ttttaa
- the LOC129807402 gene encoding protein Gawky-like isoform X5, translating into MMAGKDDKMERSDIETIANVDHSHSVKDYFRYDEFLQSTGGQAVSGWGSPAKGATWGDNTAGGGGGGGGGGVGGSDQMAKTTSNAAPEDNCNEDGGAWGTTSTLNLGIVKPPSQFDWPPPPSGGNNGANNNNNVVVVGASKVVPKGGEISGGIVDGGGQASDNPNGSVNLNQVVKQQQQQQQEPSTGESEAAAVPVAPANAAKNQLNQLRDALYAYEGWGKDHVNQETQWEVALSPTKSLEVSGGVEAPTGTELWHLTKSGKTVVQQTGGEGEERGTTMWGHVPSSNFGGTWGDNSEIDEGGGSSVWPTTPSMPTREFQWGIVEGIPAVNKAPGAAVIPPPSAAAAPSVIEPDTPGALGGGNIWSTGPGIPGAAAVPGGGAWNDSRAADSMIRGGVTGRLNLMDNNPSKVPGWGDDPLVQLPPTQPSTSFWSQHQPPQAVQAAPQPTTGAVSWNHDIPDVSGVRSRLAPGPMQPPPNLPDRFPPGKPDTNPWGHQGITKNGLWDQIDRPTPESSSQAAAGGLWGKSGGNKGGGGGGGVWADPGDYRNWTPNGQATHFTNAPPNGMNKFAIGSGGNRMGGTNKVQEIIRSSKQFRLMSTMGYKADDIETALQMTNMNMNEAVELLNQSQRAMGKFGGGVGVVGGGGEDFCEPGRALSGRFPPPPPPSHPQQQQQQQTTGTINGSGLDNAQQLLPIQKYLNQASNNPLVSSSQGAAGGGINLNQLQAANQTTEPSIHQLRGLVQQIEMAVQAGYLNQQILNQPLSPQTVQLLSQLLNTIKHLPAPQNQISSQPSVFNKQQSVADFQRAQQQFDPLGSLQGNFSDLALSKQNPKLPFVQAQATTQVQSRLNQWKLPPSVNPDNDMANFSRAPGTSTKPPNLTMNFSMNYEGSPWSSEPNNASDGWPDIPEFEPGKPWKF; encoded by the exons ATGATGGCAGGAAAAGACGACAAAATGGAGAGGAGTGATATCGAAACAATTGCCAATGTAGATCATAGTCATAGCGTTAAGGATTACTTTAGGTACGATGAGTTCCTGCAGTCGACTGGGGGCCAGGCTGTCAGTGGTTGGGGCAGTCCGGCAAAGGGTGCCACATGGGGTGATAATACTGCGGGAGGTGGTGGTgggggaggaggaggaggagttGGTGGATCTGATCAAATGGCCAAGACGACATCCAATGCAGCACCAGAGGATAATTGCAATGAAGATGGTGGTGCATGGGGTACTACATCGACACTCAATTTGGGCATTGTAAAGCCACCATCGCAATTTGATTGGCCCCCACCGCCCAGTGGCGGCAATAATGGtgctaataataataataatgttgttGTTGTTGGAGCCAGTAAGGTGGTGCCAAAGGGTGGGGAGATTTCGGGTGGTATTGTTGATGGTGGTGGTCAGGCCAGTGATAATCCCAATGGGAGTGTGAATCTTAATCAAGTGGtgaagcagcagcagcagcagcagcaggaaCCATCGACGGGTGAATCAGAAGCAGCAGCAGTACCCGTAGCACCGGCCAATGCTGCTAAGAATCAACTCAATCAATTGCGTGATGCCCTGTATGCATATGAGGGATGGGGAAAGGATCATGTCAATCAGGAGACTCAGTGGGAGGTGGCATTGTCACCGACGAAATCTCTAGAGGTGTCTGGTGGTGTTGAGGCACCAACGGGCACAGAATTGTGGCATCTGACAAAATCGGGTAAGACGGTGGTGCAGCAAACGGGCGGAGAGGGTGAAGAACGTGGTACAACAATGTGGGGTCATGTGCCATCGTCCAATTTTGGCGGGACCTGGGGTGATAATAGTGAAATTGATGAGGGCGGTGGTAGTAGTGTATGGCCAACGACACCCAGTATGCCAACCAGAGAATTCCAATGGGGCATTGTCGAGGGCATTCCGGCAGTTAATAAGGCTCCAGGTGCTGCTGTTATTCCTCCCCCATCTGCAGCTGCTGCACCATCTGTCATTGAACCGGATACACCTGGTGCCTTGGGTGGTGGTAATATCTGGTCAACAGGACCAGGAATTCCAGGTGCAGCAGCAGTTCCGGGTGGAGGAGCATGGAATGATAGTCGGGCGGCTGATTCAATGATCAGGGGCGGTGTCACTGGACGTCTCAATCTCATGGATAATAACCCATCGAAGGTACCGGGTTGGGGTGATGATCCCCTGGTACAATTGCCACCAACTCAGCCATCTACATCCTTCTGGAGTCAACATCAGCCACCACAGGCCGTCCAGGCAGCACCTCAGCCTACCACAGGTGCTGTCAGTTGGAATCACGACATTCCCGATGTCAGTGGGGTGAGGAGTCGCCTGGCACCTGGTCCCATGCAACCCCCACCAAATCTCCCAGATCGCTTTCCTCCCGGAAAACCCGATACAAATCCCTGGGGTCATCAGGGTATTACGAAAAATGGGCTGTGGGATCAAATAGATAGACCCACACCAGAGTCATCATCTCAGGCAGCTGCTGGGGGACTGTGGGGTAAATCGGGTGGCAACAAGGGTGGTGGCGGTGGCGGTGGGGTATGGGCAGATCCAGGTGACTATCGCAATTGGACACCAAATGGCCAAGCAACCCATTTCACTAATGCACCACCAAATGGCATGAATAAATTTGCAATAGGCAGTGGTGGCAATCGCATGGGTGGGACCAATAAGGTCCAGGAGATCATAAGGAGCAGCAAACAATTCCGTCTGATGAGCACAATGGGCTACAAGGCTGATGACATTGAGACGGCCCTTCAGATGACAAATATGAATATGAATGAGGCCGTTGAATTATTAAATCAATCACAGAGGGCTATGGGTAAATTTGGTGGTGGAGTAGGAGTAGTAGGCGGCGGCGGAGAAGATTTCTGTGAGCCAGGACGTGCCTTATCTGGGCGTTTTCCTCCACCACCACCACCGTCTCATccgcaacaacaacaacaacaacaaacgACTGGCACTATCAATGGCAGTGGTTTGGACAATGCACAGCAGCTGCTACCTATTCAGAAGTACCTGAACCAGGCTTCCAACAATCCTTTGGTATCATCATCACAAGGGGCTGCTGGGGGTGGCATTAACTTAAATCAACTCCAGGCAGCTAATCAAACCACCGAACCATCCATTCATCAATTGCGTGGTCTTGTGCAGCAAATCGAAATGGCAGTCCAGGCGGGTTATCTAAATCAACAGATTCTCAATCAACCGCTCTCTCCTCAAACTGTGCAACTTCTAAGTCAACTCTTGAATACTATCaag CACCTTCCTGCACCTCAAAATCAAATATCTTCTCAGCCATCTGTCTTCAATAAGCAACAATCAGTTGCTGATTTTCAACGGGCTCAGCAGCAATTCGATCCACTCGGGTCATTGCAAGGGAATTTCTCAGACTTGGCATTAAGTAAG cAGAATCCAAAGCTGCCATTTGTCCAAGCTCAGGCTACAACTCAAGTGCAGAGTAGACTCAACCAGTGGAAACTTCCGCCTAGTGTGAATCCAGACAACGACATGGCGAATTTTTCCAGAGCTCCAGGAACTTCTACTAAGCCACCAAATCTCACAATGAATTTTTCCATGAATTATGAAGG cagtcCTTGGTCTTCCGAACCAAATAATGCATCTGATGGATGGCCAGATATTCCAGAATTTGAACCAGGAAAACCATGGAAG ttttaa